A single genomic interval of Deinococcus radiotolerans harbors:
- a CDS encoding YpdA family putative bacillithiol disulfide reductase, producing the protein MSLVDVAIVGAGPVGLAAAIACKRAGLSYVVLEKGCVVNAIFEYPTYMSFFTTAPELEIGNHPMVTGHDKPDRRDALMYYRLVAQREALNVEQYTEVTRVHAAPAGFTLEVEKRDGTPGVVEARRVVVATGYYDNPLALGIAGEDSENVSHYYTEAHPFMGLNVTVIGAGNSAADAALDLWRSGVNVTMVVRAPELKSTIKYWVRPDLENRIKEGSVAAHFNSRVVEIHPEHVVVQREDGTTWELPTDFTFALTGYRPDLSFLDGLSLATQPDECLVLDEHYQSSVPGLFVVGSAGFAGRTNQVFIENGRFHADHAVAEIARQLAERGVQPA; encoded by the coding sequence ATGAGTCTGGTGGATGTCGCCATCGTCGGAGCGGGCCCGGTGGGTCTCGCTGCCGCCATCGCCTGCAAGCGTGCGGGCCTGAGTTACGTGGTGCTGGAGAAGGGCTGCGTGGTAAACGCGATCTTTGAGTACCCCACGTACATGTCGTTCTTCACGACCGCGCCGGAACTGGAGATCGGGAATCACCCCATGGTGACCGGGCACGACAAGCCGGACCGCCGCGACGCGCTGATGTACTACCGGCTGGTCGCGCAGCGTGAAGCCCTGAACGTCGAGCAGTACACCGAGGTGACGCGCGTGCACGCCGCCCCGGCAGGTTTCACGCTGGAGGTCGAGAAGCGCGACGGGACGCCTGGCGTCGTGGAGGCGCGGCGTGTGGTGGTCGCCACCGGGTACTACGACAACCCCCTGGCGCTGGGCATCGCCGGTGAGGACAGCGAGAACGTCAGCCACTACTACACCGAGGCGCACCCGTTCATGGGCCTGAACGTCACCGTGATCGGCGCCGGGAACAGCGCCGCCGACGCCGCGCTGGACCTGTGGCGCAGCGGCGTGAACGTCACCATGGTCGTCCGCGCGCCCGAACTGAAGAGCACCATCAAGTACTGGGTGCGCCCCGACCTGGAAAACCGCATCAAGGAAGGCAGCGTCGCGGCGCACTTCAACTCCCGCGTGGTCGAGATCCACCCCGAGCACGTGGTCGTGCAGCGCGAGGACGGCACCACCTGGGAGCTGCCGACCGACTTCACGTTCGCCCTGACCGGGTACCGCCCAGATCTCTCCTTCCTGGACGGCCTGAGTCTCGCCACGCAGCCGGACGAGTGCCTCGTGCTGGACGAGCACTACCAGAGCAGCGTACCGGGCCTGTTCGTGGTGGGCAGCGCAGGCTTCGCCGGACGCACGAATCAGGTGTTCATCGAGAACGGCCGCTTCCACGCCGATCATGCCGTCGCCGAGATCGCGCGGCAGCTGGCCGAGCGGGGCGTGCAGCCCGCCTGA
- a CDS encoding dihydrofolate reductase: protein MSRPPELGEAERVGPELVGIVAVTENGVIGRDGGMPWHLPADLAHFRSHSRGKPNVMGRKVWDSLGGRPLPGRANIVLTRNRAFSAPGAQVAHSPQEALALAGDVPEVAIIGGAEVYALYLAQLTRVELTLIHARLEGDTVMPDLGDGWVVTQERTRAADDANPFDLTFRTLIRRA from the coding sequence TGGGCGAGGCTGAACGCGTGGGGCCTGAACTGGTCGGCATCGTCGCGGTCACCGAGAACGGCGTGATCGGGCGGGACGGTGGGATGCCGTGGCACCTCCCGGCAGATCTGGCGCACTTCCGCTCGCACAGTCGCGGGAAGCCGAACGTCATGGGCCGCAAGGTGTGGGATTCGCTGGGTGGTCGGCCCCTGCCGGGCCGGGCGAACATCGTCCTGACCCGCAACCGGGCGTTCAGCGCGCCCGGCGCGCAGGTGGCGCACTCGCCGCAGGAGGCGCTGGCCCTGGCCGGGGACGTGCCGGAGGTGGCGATCATCGGCGGGGCCGAGGTGTACGCCCTGTACCTCGCGCAGCTGACCCGGGTGGAACTCACGCTGATTCACGCGCGGCTGGAGGGTGATACGGTCATGCCGGACCTGGGAGACGGGTGGGTCGTCACGCAGGAGCGGACGCGTGCGGCGGACGACGCGAACCCCTTCGACCTGACCTTCCGCACGCTGATCCGCCGCGCCTGA